The following coding sequences are from one Arcobacter nitrofigilis DSM 7299 window:
- a CDS encoding universal stress protein, with translation MVYKKIFFPIGGGDELEERLYGAFLIAKYFNVNLEVLQSYFQTSKGIADEFIFPKEIHDSIDDILKNKLENEKKEFLALVEKVKNDLSIKEDENLKISIKLKEGIRSSMIELYSKISDLVIVANPPSGIPTATFEAIVQKTGKSVIMFPRIMRKFSVDSILVGWNNSPEASRALTSSIELLKVAKRVEIIIAKEYIKYDSLLDDMLEYLKMHGIIATIKIVNTTMIPGETLLSHATNGSFDLIVAGASSHKGFRELMLGGTTRYLLENANIPIFLSQ, from the coding sequence ATGGTGTATAAAAAGATATTTTTTCCTATTGGTGGAGGAGATGAATTAGAAGAGAGACTTTATGGAGCTTTTTTAATTGCAAAGTATTTCAATGTGAATTTAGAAGTTTTGCAATCATATTTTCAAACATCAAAAGGAATTGCAGATGAATTTATTTTTCCAAAAGAGATTCATGATTCTATTGATGACATATTAAAAAATAAATTAGAAAATGAAAAGAAAGAATTTTTAGCATTAGTTGAAAAAGTTAAAAATGATTTATCAATAAAAGAAGATGAGAATTTAAAAATTAGTATTAAACTAAAAGAAGGAATTAGAAGTTCAATGATTGAACTTTATTCAAAAATTTCTGATTTAGTAATTGTTGCTAATCCTCCATCAGGAATTCCTACTGCTACATTTGAAGCAATAGTTCAAAAAACTGGTAAATCAGTAATAATGTTTCCAAGAATTATGCGAAAGTTTTCTGTAGATTCCATTTTAGTTGGGTGGAATAATTCTCCTGAAGCATCTAGAGCTTTAACTTCTTCAATTGAGCTTTTAAAAGTTGCAAAAAGAGTTGAAATAATAATTGCCAAAGAGTATATAAAGTATGACTCTTTATTAGATGATATGCTTGAATATTTAAAAATGCATGGAATTATTGCCACTATTAAAATTGTGAATACGACAATGATTCCTGGAGAAACTTTATTATCACATGCTACAAATGGAAGTTTTGATTTAATAGTTGCAGGTGCATCATCACACAAAGGTTTTAGAGAATTAATGCTTGGTGGAACAACAAGGTATCTTTTAGAAAATGCCAATATTCCTATTTTTTTATCACAATAA
- a CDS encoding 2-hydroxyacid dehydrogenase — MKKVQTILQIADLTEEGNKRLGELFNVVLISELENHQDEITGLVTTGGNKVEQNLIEKLPKLEVIFTRGVGFDHIDLETAFKRGIVVSNTPDVLTDCVADFAFGALIAISRKIVQADSFVRSGKWLNNKFSYTTKVSGKKLGIVGFGRIGKAVAKRAAAFDMDIRYFSRVEKSECKESFEPSLLNLAKWADYLVICAPGGKSTYNMITLEVLEALGEKGFLINIARGSLIDEKALIQAITEGKIEGAALDVFANEPVIPEELLESSNVILLPHIASRTIETFQAMEDLLFLNLEKYFTSGTLITQVEKG, encoded by the coding sequence ATGAAAAAAGTACAGACAATTCTTCAAATTGCTGATTTAACAGAAGAGGGCAATAAACGTTTAGGAGAACTATTTAATGTCGTGTTAATATCTGAGCTTGAAAATCATCAAGATGAAATCACTGGTTTAGTAACAACAGGTGGCAATAAAGTTGAGCAAAATTTAATTGAAAAATTACCCAAGTTAGAAGTTATTTTCACAAGAGGAGTTGGCTTTGATCATATTGATTTGGAAACTGCTTTTAAAAGGGGAATAGTTGTAAGTAATACTCCTGATGTTTTAACTGATTGTGTTGCAGATTTTGCTTTTGGTGCTCTTATTGCTATTAGTCGTAAAATAGTTCAAGCAGACTCTTTTGTTAGAAGTGGGAAATGGCTTAATAATAAGTTTTCATATACAACAAAAGTTTCAGGAAAAAAACTTGGAATAGTTGGGTTTGGTCGAATTGGGAAGGCTGTAGCAAAAAGAGCTGCTGCTTTTGATATGGATATTCGTTATTTTTCACGAGTAGAAAAATCTGAATGTAAAGAAAGTTTTGAACCATCATTGTTAAACTTAGCAAAATGGGCAGATTATCTTGTAATTTGTGCACCAGGAGGTAAAAGTACTTATAATATGATTACTTTAGAAGTTCTTGAAGCCCTTGGAGAAAAAGGTTTTTTAATAAATATTGCGAGAGGCTCATTAATTGATGAGAAAGCCTTAATTCAGGCAATAACAGAAGGAAAAATAGAAGGTGCAGCTTTAGATGTTTTTGCAAATGAACCAGTAATACCAGAAGAATTACTTGAATCAAGTAATGTAATATTATTGCCTCATATTGCAAGTAGAACTATCGAAACATTTCAAGCAATGGAAGATTTATTATTCCTAAATTTAGAAAAATATTTTACTTCTGGAACATTAATAACTCAAGTGGAAAAAGGCTAA
- a CDS encoding tripartite tricarboxylate transporter TctB family protein has translation MENSFLSLLSVKIDFAKSHTFFPTIIIWILFILLALIFIFNGIPYLRSLFRGEISLNFSLEHVDKIRLPGTLILIVAYFMLMDYVGAFFPNMGYGFLFVSIPFIFLVSLLYVHDINRRKFMYILINAIIGPSIAWLVLAKLFNITLP, from the coding sequence ATGGAAAATTCATTTTTATCACTCTTATCAGTGAAAATAGATTTTGCCAAATCACATACTTTTTTTCCAACAATAATAATATGGATTTTATTTATTTTATTAGCATTAATTTTTATATTTAATGGTATACCTTATTTACGTTCTTTATTTAGAGGTGAGATTAGCTTAAATTTTTCATTGGAACATGTTGATAAAATCAGATTACCTGGTACCTTAATTCTCATAGTTGCATATTTCATGTTAATGGATTATGTTGGAGCATTTTTTCCAAATATGGGGTATGGTTTTCTTTTTGTCTCAATACCATTTATTTTTTTAGTTTCACTTCTTTATGTACATGATATTAATCGTAGAAAATTTATGTATATTTTGATTAATGCAATTATTGGGCCGAGTATTGCATGGTTAGTGTTGGCCAAGTTATTTAATATTACATTGCCATGA
- a CDS encoding GntR family transcriptional regulator, translated as MINATKKAYDEILRRILTLELPPGTYISRNDIAEQLEISKTPIREALQLLEQDKLVKIFPQSKTLVSKINVDEIKKSNFLRVAIEAEVIKTMIEKYDREALKRLEANLKKQESVLEDYEKLFEFDELDKEFHSIMFESVGQEELNDLLRSKMGHKKRANRLELPKNGKVKKLYEDHKSIYDAIKEKDKKKADECIRTHLSRTISRIEELKKEKPHFFD; from the coding sequence ATGATAAATGCAACAAAAAAAGCTTATGATGAAATCTTAAGAAGAATTTTAACACTTGAGTTACCTCCTGGTACTTATATTTCTAGAAATGACATAGCTGAACAATTAGAAATTAGTAAAACACCAATTAGAGAGGCTTTACAGCTTTTAGAACAAGATAAGCTAGTTAAAATTTTTCCTCAGTCAAAGACTTTAGTGTCAAAAATAAATGTAGATGAAATTAAAAAGAGTAATTTTTTAAGAGTTGCAATTGAAGCAGAAGTTATCAAGACTATGATTGAAAAATATGATAGAGAAGCTTTAAAAAGATTAGAGGCAAATTTAAAAAAACAAGAATCTGTATTGGAAGATTATGAAAAGCTTTTTGAATTTGATGAATTAGATAAAGAGTTTCACAGCATAATGTTTGAATCTGTAGGACAAGAAGAATTAAATGATTTATTGAGATCAAAAATGGGACATAAGAAAAGAGCAAACAGATTGGAACTTCCTAAAAATGGGAAAGTAAAAAAACTTTATGAAGACCATAAAAGTATATATGATGCAATAAAAGAAAAAGACAAAAAGAAAGCTGATGAATGTATAAGGACTCATCTTTCAAGAACAATTTCGAGAATTGAAGAATTAAAAAAAGAAAAACCTCATTTCTTTGATTAA
- a CDS encoding glycerate kinase family protein, which produces MEIIIAPDSFKESLTSLEVANTIEAGFKEVFPNASYTKLPIADGGEGTVEALIIATKGRVVTTNVIGPLGKKIESFYGICGDGKTVVIEMAASSGLDLVPINDRNPLLTTSFGTGELILEALNAGYRKFIIGIGGSATNDAGAGMLQALGVKLLDKNKKNIAYGGSSLSQLEAIDISGLDYRIKESHIEVACDVNNPLTGLNGASAIFGPQKGATPDMVKRLDNCLVHFSNIVKRDLNKEIANQSGAGAAGGMGAALQGFLDAKLLPGVEIIIEQTKFKKLVQNATLVITGEGRIDGQSIFGKAPVGIAKVAKEFDVPVIAIAGSLGNDVNVVKEYGIDAVFSVVNTPCTLNKALKDAVSNIHLTAKNIAEVIALNNKVKSTCKF; this is translated from the coding sequence ATGGAGATCATTATTGCACCTGACTCTTTTAAAGAGAGTCTAACATCTTTAGAAGTTGCAAATACTATTGAAGCTGGTTTTAAAGAAGTATTTCCAAATGCTTCATACACAAAACTTCCAATTGCAGATGGTGGTGAAGGCACGGTTGAGGCATTAATAATTGCTACAAAGGGGAGAGTTGTTACTACAAATGTAATAGGACCATTGGGTAAAAAAATTGAATCATTTTATGGTATATGTGGAGATGGAAAAACTGTAGTAATTGAAATGGCTGCTTCAAGTGGTTTAGACCTTGTTCCTATAAATGATAGAAATCCTTTGTTAACAACAAGTTTTGGCACAGGTGAACTTATTTTAGAAGCATTAAATGCAGGTTATAGAAAATTTATTATTGGAATTGGTGGTAGTGCAACGAATGATGCAGGAGCAGGTATGCTTCAGGCGTTAGGTGTGAAACTGTTAGACAAGAATAAAAAGAATATTGCATATGGTGGCAGTAGTTTAAGCCAATTAGAAGCAATTGATATAAGTGGACTTGATTATAGAATAAAAGAATCACACATTGAAGTTGCTTGTGATGTAAATAATCCACTAACTGGATTAAATGGTGCATCAGCTATTTTTGGACCACAAAAGGGAGCAACACCTGATATGGTTAAAAGATTAGATAATTGTTTAGTTCATTTTTCAAACATAGTAAAACGGGATTTAAATAAAGAAATTGCTAATCAATCAGGAGCTGGTGCTGCTGGGGGAATGGGTGCAGCATTACAAGGTTTTTTAGATGCAAAATTACTTCCTGGGGTTGAAATTATTATTGAGCAAACAAAATTTAAAAAGCTTGTTCAAAATGCCACTTTAGTTATTACAGGAGAAGGACGTATTGATGGTCAATCAATTTTTGGAAAAGCACCAGTTGGTATTGCAAAAGTTGCAAAAGAGTTTGATGTACCAGTTATTGCAATAGCTGGTAGCCTTGGAAATGATGTAAATGTTGTAAAAGAGTATGGAATTGATGCTGTATTTAGCGTTGTTAATACTCCTTGTACTTTAAATAAGGCATTGAAAGATGCAGTTAGTAATATTCATTTGACAGCTAAAAATATAGCTGAAGTTATAGCTTTAAATAATAAAGTGAAATCAACATGTAAATTTTGA
- the pyk gene encoding pyruvate kinase, producing the protein MQKRTKILATLGPASDTIEIIEGLIKAGANMFRLNFSHGSHEYHLNTLNNIRKAMENLNTTVAVLQDISGPKVRLGDLKEPFELRKGDTIRFVKDDIVGYQESETEYVASLNYPELLDKVKKDEYIYLYDGTIRAKVIETGAQVKAEIENHGKLGSRKGVNFPNTIIDIDVITEKDEKDIAWGVENKVDYFAISFVQNKKDMEHARKLLNGYHGKLIAKIEKFDAVENIDEIMEASDGLMVARGDLGIEVPYYEVPTIQKRLIKKANAACKPVITATQMLLSMTENERATRAEISDVANAVLDGTDVVMLSEESAVGTDPINVVQTMSNIIAKTEEIYNFDKQSKLAYLDEFDVIQGTVTKLADDLGAKGILALTSSGKSAMKISRYRPKTKILAFSHKRKTLNSLCAIWGVYPITVIKEGQASKMIQKMLKNLESRNILDKTGPYIATIGYPAGIPGSTNTIKILTEGEIEYYLNLPTNKKK; encoded by the coding sequence ATGCAAAAAAGAACAAAAATATTAGCAACTTTAGGACCAGCAAGTGATACAATAGAAATAATAGAAGGATTGATAAAAGCTGGGGCAAATATGTTTAGACTAAACTTTTCACATGGAAGCCATGAATATCATTTAAATACCTTAAATAATATCAGAAAAGCAATGGAAAATTTAAATACAACTGTTGCAGTTTTACAAGATATCTCAGGACCAAAGGTAAGATTAGGGGATTTAAAAGAGCCTTTTGAGTTGAGAAAAGGGGATACTATAAGATTTGTAAAAGATGATATAGTAGGGTATCAAGAGAGTGAAACTGAATATGTAGCCTCTTTAAATTATCCAGAATTACTTGATAAAGTAAAAAAAGATGAATATATTTATTTGTATGATGGAACAATTAGAGCAAAAGTAATAGAAACAGGAGCTCAAGTAAAAGCAGAAATAGAAAATCATGGGAAATTAGGATCACGAAAAGGTGTAAACTTTCCTAATACTATAATTGATATTGATGTAATTACTGAAAAAGATGAAAAAGATATCGCTTGGGGAGTTGAAAATAAAGTTGATTATTTTGCAATCTCTTTTGTGCAAAATAAAAAAGATATGGAACATGCAAGAAAACTTTTAAATGGTTATCATGGAAAACTAATTGCAAAAATAGAAAAATTTGATGCAGTTGAAAACATAGATGAAATTATGGAAGCTAGTGATGGACTAATGGTAGCTAGAGGAGACTTAGGAATAGAAGTTCCTTATTATGAAGTTCCAACTATTCAAAAAAGACTTATTAAAAAAGCAAATGCAGCTTGTAAACCAGTAATAACAGCAACTCAAATGCTTCTTTCTATGACAGAAAATGAAAGAGCAACAAGAGCAGAGATTTCAGATGTAGCAAATGCAGTTCTAGATGGAACTGATGTAGTAATGCTTTCTGAAGAGAGTGCAGTAGGAACAGATCCTATTAATGTTGTGCAAACAATGAGTAATATTATTGCTAAAACAGAAGAGATTTATAACTTTGATAAACAATCTAAATTAGCCTATTTGGATGAATTTGATGTTATTCAAGGAACAGTTACAAAACTTGCAGATGATTTAGGGGCAAAAGGTATCTTAGCACTTACAAGCTCAGGTAAATCTGCTATGAAAATATCAAGATATAGACCAAAAACGAAAATCTTAGCATTTTCGCATAAAAGAAAAACTTTAAACTCTTTATGTGCTATTTGGGGTGTTTATCCTATCACAGTAATAAAAGAAGGACAAGCTTCTAAAATGATTCAAAAGATGTTAAAAAATCTAGAATCAAGAAATATTTTAGATAAAACAGGACCATATATAGCAACTATTGGATATCCAGCAGGGATACCAGGAAGTACAAATACTATCAAAATCCTAACAGAAGGTGAGATTGAATATTATTTAAATCTACCTACAAATAAGAAGAAATAA
- a CDS encoding type 2 periplasmic-binding domain-containing protein — protein MFKSILKKGALLTAGVMLLAISSELFADGAIKGNLRIVIGSKSTGGDTYQNSSIVAEALAKKLDINVKVDATGASSAFQALDRAGARGNTIMIFHDQAYLGYLYGKKGYFDIFSKYIIGPSIAINPGNAYLVPKNSPYKTIEDVMDACGKGKRVRVAIQPGGVSEIGYTALKNAISIKYPGKEVNLVAVNTGSQSAKNQLLFDGQADLINGSVQGNEQYTRLPADDQKAMRFVWLTARESTIKQAPAAGMGETTRSQLLKFVNPIAKVPFDSKTDFTFDKEFFFIYNKKLDPKIIAEIDNALSEIYASGEIQKVQKKSFFIPDFMPSKESEKYFKEKMERYKKIINTMR, from the coding sequence ATGTTTAAATCAATATTAAAAAAAGGTGCATTGTTAACAGCTGGGGTGATGTTGTTAGCGATATCAAGTGAATTATTTGCTGATGGTGCCATAAAAGGTAATCTTAGAATTGTCATAGGTTCAAAATCAACAGGTGGAGATACATACCAAAATTCAAGTATTGTTGCTGAAGCTTTAGCTAAAAAACTAGATATTAATGTAAAAGTTGATGCTACAGGAGCTAGTTCAGCTTTTCAAGCTCTAGATAGAGCTGGAGCAAGAGGTAATACCATAATGATATTTCATGATCAGGCTTATCTTGGATATTTATATGGTAAAAAAGGATATTTTGATATTTTTAGTAAATATATTATTGGTCCTTCAATCGCAATTAATCCAGGTAATGCTTATTTAGTACCAAAAAATTCGCCTTACAAAACTATAGAAGATGTTATGGATGCTTGTGGAAAAGGTAAAAGAGTTAGAGTTGCAATTCAACCAGGGGGAGTATCTGAAATTGGATATACAGCATTAAAAAATGCAATTAGCATTAAATATCCTGGAAAAGAAGTTAATTTAGTAGCAGTAAATACGGGTTCACAATCTGCAAAAAATCAATTATTATTTGATGGTCAAGCTGATTTGATTAATGGTTCAGTTCAAGGAAACGAACAATATACAAGACTTCCAGCGGATGATCAAAAAGCTATGAGATTTGTTTGGTTAACTGCTAGAGAGAGTACAATTAAACAAGCTCCAGCAGCTGGTATGGGTGAAACAACTAGAAGTCAGTTATTAAAATTTGTTAATCCTATTGCAAAAGTGCCATTTGATAGTAAGACTGATTTTACTTTTGATAAAGAGTTCTTTTTCATTTATAATAAAAAGTTAGATCCAAAAATTATTGCAGAAATAGACAATGCTTTATCTGAGATTTATGCATCAGGTGAAATTCAAAAAGTTCAAAAGAAATCATTTTTTATTCCTGATTTTATGCCTTCAAAGGAATCAGAAAAATATTTTAAAGAAAAAATGGAGAGATACAAAAAAATTATTAATACTATGAGATAG
- the garD gene encoding galactarate dehydratase yields MKSETDYISIQINELDNVAVIVESGGLKKGAILNNGISLVDDIPQGHKVALKEFKRGDAVIRYGEVIGYVEKDLPKGSWIFEGVMVMPEAPKLEEYKFNLKKIKESEPLVGYTFEGYKNLDGSVGTRNILGITTSVQCVAGVLNVVVKKIKDELLYKYPNVDDVVALNHTYGCGVAIDAPAAIIPIRTVQNLAKNPNLGNEVLVLGLGCEKLSPDRLVPNNNLNPEEKVILKLHDFDGFEAMVSGIMALAEQKLKRLNKRKRETCPVSDLVIGMQCGGSDAFSGFTANPAVGFASDLIVRAGGTVLFSEVTEVRDGIQLLLPRVANEEVGKALIDEMQWYDDYLKAGSVDRSANTTPGNKAGGLSNIVEKSLGSIIKSGTSTIVDVLKPGEKVRKKGLVFAATPSSDFVCGTLQLSSGISMQVFTTGRGTPYGLAMAPVIKLSSRMDLSLRWHDLIDLDAGRIATGSISIADVGWELFKLILEVASGKKSAAERLGLKNDLVLFNPAPIT; encoded by the coding sequence ATGAAAAGTGAAACCGATTATATTTCTATTCAAATTAATGAACTTGATAATGTTGCTGTCATAGTTGAATCAGGGGGACTAAAAAAAGGAGCTATTTTAAATAATGGTATTTCCTTAGTTGATGATATTCCTCAAGGTCATAAAGTGGCACTTAAGGAGTTTAAAAGAGGTGATGCAGTAATTAGATATGGAGAAGTAATTGGTTATGTTGAAAAAGATCTTCCTAAAGGTAGTTGGATTTTTGAAGGTGTAATGGTAATGCCCGAAGCTCCAAAGTTAGAAGAGTATAAATTTAACTTAAAAAAAATCAAGGAATCAGAACCCTTAGTTGGATATACATTTGAGGGATATAAGAATTTAGATGGTTCAGTTGGTACTCGAAATATTCTTGGTATAACAACTAGCGTTCAGTGTGTAGCTGGGGTATTAAATGTTGTTGTAAAAAAGATAAAAGATGAGTTACTTTATAAGTATCCAAATGTGGATGATGTAGTTGCTTTAAATCATACTTATGGTTGTGGTGTTGCAATTGATGCACCTGCTGCTATTATACCAATAAGAACTGTTCAAAATCTTGCTAAAAACCCAAATCTTGGTAATGAAGTTTTAGTTTTGGGACTTGGTTGTGAGAAGCTTAGTCCAGACCGTTTGGTTCCAAATAATAATTTAAATCCAGAAGAAAAAGTAATTCTTAAACTTCATGATTTTGATGGTTTTGAGGCTATGGTATCTGGAATTATGGCTTTAGCAGAACAAAAGCTTAAAAGACTAAATAAACGTAAAAGGGAAACTTGTCCTGTATCAGATTTAGTTATTGGAATGCAATGTGGAGGAAGTGATGCTTTTTCAGGTTTCACTGCAAATCCTGCTGTTGGTTTTGCTAGTGATTTGATTGTTCGGGCTGGAGGAACTGTTCTTTTTTCTGAAGTTACTGAAGTGCGCGATGGTATACAGTTATTATTACCAAGAGTTGCTAATGAAGAAGTAGGAAAAGCTTTAATAGATGAGATGCAATGGTATGATGATTATTTAAAAGCTGGTAGTGTTGATAGGAGTGCAAATACAACTCCTGGAAATAAAGCTGGTGGATTATCTAATATAGTAGAAAAATCCCTTGGGTCAATTATTAAATCTGGAACAAGTACTATTGTTGATGTTTTAAAACCTGGTGAAAAAGTTAGAAAAAAAGGTTTGGTTTTTGCTGCAACTCCATCTAGTGATTTTGTTTGTGGCACTTTACAATTATCCTCAGGTATAAGTATGCAAGTATTCACTACAGGTCGTGGGACTCCCTATGGACTTGCAATGGCACCTGTAATAAAGTTATCAAGTCGTATGGATTTAAGTTTACGTTGGCATGATTTGATTGATCTTGATGCTGGACGTATTGCAACTGGTAGTATTAGTATTGCTGATGTTGGGTGGGAATTATTTAAATTAATTTTAGAAGTTGCAAGTGGAAAAAAATCAGCTGCTGAACGTTTGGGGCTCAAAAATGACTTGGTTTTATTTAATCCTGCTCCAATTACATGA
- a CDS encoding tripartite tricarboxylate transporter permease, protein MELFTNLTYTYFLLIPLGVFIGIFFGAIPGMTATMAVAVCLPLTYSLNLQEGLALLLGLYVGGISGGLVPAILLNIPGTPSSITTTFDGYPMTLKNQGEVALKMAITASLFGGLVSAIILFLFAPLLANFAIKFSYIEKFLIIFLALTVIASLSKNLLFGIFSGVLGILISLIGVYSIDLGGNGEFRLVPDFLQTYLHDGFSLLPVLIGLFGLGTILEEAEKGVKEEPMSKMDKLDNQERFSFKIFKGQFTNLIRSSFIGTFVGMLPGVGGSAASVLAYTQTKNFSKNPEKLGTGAPEGVIASESANNGLTGGALIPLLSLGIPGDSTTAVLIGAFTLQGIQVGPLFINEHLSDWNTIMLALVLANIAMFIIMFYAIKYIAKVITVPKYILYPLIIMMCVVGSYAINYGVMFDVWTLLIFGLFGYLGQKVGIELAPFIIGFILGKSAEIYFVKSLESFGTYTIFFTKSPIAMFLWVLIFLSIAYSIFSAIKNSRNQKLQ, encoded by the coding sequence ATGGAATTATTTACTAATCTAACATACACATACTTTTTGCTGATTCCTCTTGGTGTATTTATTGGTATCTTTTTTGGTGCCATTCCAGGGATGACTGCAACAATGGCTGTTGCGGTATGTTTGCCGCTTACTTATTCATTAAATCTTCAAGAAGGGTTAGCACTATTACTTGGTCTTTATGTAGGTGGAATTTCTGGTGGTTTAGTACCTGCAATTTTACTTAATATTCCAGGTACACCTTCTTCCATTACGACAACCTTTGATGGTTATCCAATGACACTAAAAAATCAGGGTGAAGTAGCATTAAAAATGGCAATTACTGCATCACTATTTGGTGGCTTAGTAAGTGCTATTATTCTTTTCTTATTTGCACCGCTATTAGCTAATTTTGCAATTAAGTTTTCTTATATTGAGAAATTTTTGATTATATTTTTAGCACTTACTGTAATAGCATCTTTATCAAAAAATTTATTATTTGGGATTTTTAGTGGGGTACTTGGAATACTGATAAGTCTAATTGGTGTTTATAGTATTGATCTTGGAGGTAATGGAGAATTTCGTTTAGTTCCTGATTTTCTTCAGACTTATCTCCATGATGGATTTTCTTTGTTACCTGTGCTTATAGGACTTTTTGGCTTAGGAACAATTTTAGAAGAGGCTGAAAAAGGTGTAAAAGAAGAGCCAATGAGCAAAATGGACAAGCTTGATAATCAAGAAAGATTTTCTTTTAAAATATTTAAAGGACAGTTTACTAATTTGATAAGATCAAGTTTTATTGGTACTTTTGTTGGAATGTTACCAGGTGTTGGAGGAAGTGCAGCTTCAGTATTAGCATATACTCAAACTAAAAACTTCTCTAAAAATCCAGAAAAATTAGGAACAGGTGCGCCAGAGGGTGTTATTGCCTCAGAATCTGCAAATAATGGACTTACGGGTGGTGCTTTGATTCCTTTATTATCCCTTGGTATTCCAGGGGATAGTACTACTGCTGTTTTAATTGGTGCTTTTACTCTTCAAGGTATTCAAGTTGGACCACTTTTTATTAATGAGCACCTTTCTGATTGGAATACAATTATGCTAGCTTTAGTACTTGCTAATATTGCTATGTTTATAATTATGTTTTATGCTATTAAGTATATTGCAAAAGTTATTACTGTACCTAAATATATACTTTATCCACTCATTATTATGATGTGTGTAGTTGGTTCTTATGCAATTAATTATGGTGTAATGTTTGATGTCTGGACACTACTTATTTTTGGTCTTTTTGGATATTTAGGTCAGAAAGTTGGCATTGAATTGGCACCTTTTATTATAGGATTTATTCTTGGTAAGTCAGCAGAAATATACTTTGTTAAAAGTCTTGAATCTTTTGGAACTTATACAATTTTCTTTACAAAAAGTCCTATTGCTATGTTTCTTTGGGTATTAATATTTTTATCAATAGCATACTCTATTTTTTCTGCAATAAAAAATTCTAGAAATCAAAAGTTGCAATAA
- the garR gene encoding 2-hydroxy-3-oxopropionate reductase, with protein MKVGFIGLGIMGKPMAKNLLKAGYELIVTNRSKGSVDELVAAGATGVTSAKEVASLSDIIITMLPNSPQVKEVVLGENGVVDGIKEGSVVIDMSSIAPLASQEISAELAKKGVELLDAPVSGGEPKAIDGTLSVMVGGNKEVFDKCYDVMKAMAGSVVYTGKVGAGNTTKLANQIIVALNIAAMSEALVLATKAGVEPDLVFQAIRGGLAGSTVLDAKAPLVMDRKFDPGFRINLHIKDLQNALDTAHELGAPVQLTAGVMEIMQAMKADNLDDLDHCALINYYEKLAKVEVKR; from the coding sequence ATGAAAGTTGGATTTATTGGATTAGGGATTATGGGAAAACCTATGGCTAAAAATTTATTAAAAGCTGGTTATGAATTAATTGTTACGAATAGAAGTAAAGGTTCAGTTGATGAATTAGTAGCTGCTGGTGCAACTGGAGTTACAAGTGCAAAAGAAGTAGCAAGTTTATCAGATATTATTATTACAATGTTACCAAATTCACCACAAGTAAAAGAGGTAGTTTTAGGTGAAAATGGAGTTGTTGATGGAATAAAAGAAGGAAGTGTTGTTATTGATATGAGTTCTATTGCTCCACTTGCTAGTCAAGAAATATCAGCAGAGCTTGCCAAAAAAGGTGTTGAGTTACTTGATGCACCTGTAAGTGGTGGTGAACCAAAAGCAATTGATGGAACATTATCTGTAATGGTTGGTGGAAACAAAGAAGTATTCGATAAATGTTATGATGTAATGAAAGCTATGGCTGGTTCTGTTGTATACACAGGAAAAGTTGGTGCAGGGAATACAACTAAATTAGCAAATCAAATTATTGTTGCTCTTAATATTGCTGCTATGTCAGAAGCTTTGGTTCTTGCTACGAAAGCAGGAGTTGAGCCAGATTTAGTTTTCCAAGCGATTAGAGGAGGACTAGCAGGCAGTACAGTATTAGATGCTAAAGCTCCATTAGTAATGGATAGAAAATTTGATCCAGGTTTTAGAATTAATTTACATATTAAAGATTTACAAAATGCACTAGATACTGCTCATGAATTAGGTGCTCCAGTGCAACTTACTGCAGGTGTTATGGAAATTATGCAAGCCATGAAAGCTGATAATTTGGATGATTTAGATCATTGTGCTTTAATTAATTATTATGAAAAGTTGGCGAAAGTTGAAGTAAAAAGATAA